From Aedes albopictus strain Foshan chromosome 1, AalbF5, whole genome shotgun sequence, one genomic window encodes:
- the LOC109397606 gene encoding uncharacterized protein LOC109397606 isoform X1 — protein MSVKLLVLVVTVLGLAAFAATTVKLPFSFQAQQPADSDAEAAAATGPTFEQLVEQRVASTLQVVNVLAAKSSAPAEVKEAVVANAQQEMDACAAQALVDRLPGPFFACSGHVISNASNALSVASSSGAASAN, from the exons ATGTCGGTTAAATTGCTCGTTCTTGTGGTGACGGTTCTGGGATTGGCCGCTTTTGCAGCGACGACTGTCAAG CTTCCGTTTTCCTTCCAGGCTCAGCAGCCGGCTGATAGCGACGCAGAAGCTGCGGCAGCGACGGGACCGACGTTCGAACAGCTGGTGGAACAACGGGTGGCGTCCACGTTGCAGGTGGTTAATGTGCTCGCTGCCAAATCTAGCGCTCCGGCAGAGGTGAAGGAGGCCGTTGTGGCAAACGCTCAACAAGAGATGGATGCTTGTGCGGCTCAGGCCCTGGTGGACAGACTTCCTGGACCGTTCTTTGCCTGCAGCGGACATGTGATTAGCAATGCGAGTAATGCGCTAAGTGTTGCATCTTCTTCTGGTGCTGCCTCGGCAAATTGA
- the LOC109397606 gene encoding uncharacterized protein LOC109397606 isoform X2, with translation MSVKLLVLVVTVLGLAAFAATTVKAQQPADSDAEAAAATGPTFEQLVEQRVASTLQVVNVLAAKSSAPAEVKEAVVANAQQEMDACAAQALVDRLPGPFFACSGHVISNASNALSVASSSGAASAN, from the exons ATGTCGGTTAAATTGCTCGTTCTTGTGGTGACGGTTCTGGGATTGGCCGCTTTTGCAGCGACGACTGTCAAG GCTCAGCAGCCGGCTGATAGCGACGCAGAAGCTGCGGCAGCGACGGGACCGACGTTCGAACAGCTGGTGGAACAACGGGTGGCGTCCACGTTGCAGGTGGTTAATGTGCTCGCTGCCAAATCTAGCGCTCCGGCAGAGGTGAAGGAGGCCGTTGTGGCAAACGCTCAACAAGAGATGGATGCTTGTGCGGCTCAGGCCCTGGTGGACAGACTTCCTGGACCGTTCTTTGCCTGCAGCGGACATGTGATTAGCAATGCGAGTAATGCGCTAAGTGTTGCATCTTCTTCTGGTGCTGCCTCGGCAAATTGA